A stretch of DNA from Streptomyces sp. NBC_01197:
GATCTTCACCGGCGTCGGCCTCAAATCCGCCGCCACCGTGCTGAACGCCGTCGTCCTCACCGCTGCCCTCTCGGCGATCAACAGCGACATCTTCGCCGCGGGCCGCATGATGTTCGGCCTGGCCGAGCGCGGGCAGGGCCCCGCGGTCATGCGCCGGCTCAGCCGCAACGGCGTGCCGTGGGTGACCACCCTCATCATGATCGGAGCGCTGCTCCTCGGCGTACTGATGAACTACCTGATGCCCGGCAAGATCTTCCTGATCATCTCCTCGATCGCCACCTTCGCCACGGTCTGGGTGTGGCTGATGATCCTGCTGACCCAGGTGAAGGCGCGACGGGACATGCCCGGCGAGGAGCAGGCCGCCCTGAAGTTCCCCGTCCCCTGGTGGCCGTACGGGCAGATCGCCGCCATCGTCTTCATGGTCGGAGTGCTGGTGGTGCTCGGCTTCTACGGGAGCACCCGCGTCGCCCTGGTCGTCGGCGTCGTATGGCTGGCACTGCTCGCGGGCGTCCACCAGTTCTGGGTGGGCCCGCGCCTCGCCGTCCGGCCGCAGCCGGACGTGGAGGGGGTGCCCGATCCGGACACCGTTCCGGCCGGGCAGCGGTAACCGAACGGGAACGCCGCGTGTCCGGGATCCCAGACAGCATGATGTCTGGGATCCCGGACACATCTGTCTTGTCACCTGTCGCATCCGCCCCTGACATGCGGCTTCATGGAAGACATGAACATTGTTGTAGGGATCGGCCCCCTCTCCGCCGAAGATGTTGTCTCCGTCGCACGCCACGACGCCCGGGTCGAGCTCTCCGCGGAAGCCCTCAAGGAGATCGCGCGCAGCCGCGAGGTGATTGAGGGCCTCGCCGACGACGTGATCCCCCACTACGGCGTCTCCACCGGCTTCGGCGCCCTGGCCACCCGCCACATCCCCACCGAACTGCGCGCCCAGCTCCAGCGGAGCCTGGTGCGTTCGCACGCCGCCGGTTCCGGCCCGGAGGTGGAGCGCGAGGTGGTGCGTGCCCTCGTCCTGCTCCGGCTGTCCACGCTGGCCACCGGCCGTACGGGGGTACGCACGGAGACCGCCGAGGCATACGCGGCACTGCTCAACGCCGGCATCACCCCGGTCGTCCACGAGTACGGCTCCCTCGGCTGCTCCGGTGACCTCGCGCCGCTGGCGCACTGCGCGCTCGCCGTCATGGGCGAGGGCGAGGTGCGGGACGCGGAGGGCGTACGTAAACCGGCCGGTGAGGCGCTGGCCGAGGCGGGTCTCACCCCGGTCACGCTGCACGAGAAGGAGGGCCTCGCCCTCATCAACGGCACCGACGGCATGCTCGGCATGCTCGTACTGGCCGCGCACGACTTGCGGAAGCTGCTGCGCACCGCCGACATCGCCGCCGCGATGAGCGTCGAGGGCCAGCTCGGCACCGACGCCGTTTTCGCCGCCGACCTCCAGGTGCTGCGCCCGCACCCGGGCCAGGCCGACAGCGCGGCGAACCTGCGCGCTCTGATGGCCGGCTCCGGCATCGTCGCCAGCCACCGCGGCCCGGAGTGCACCCGCGTGCAGGACGCGTACTCGCTGCGCTGCTCCCCGCAGGTGCACGGTGCGGCCCGCGACA
This window harbors:
- the hutH gene encoding histidine ammonia-lyase produces the protein MEDMNIVVGIGPLSAEDVVSVARHDARVELSAEALKEIARSREVIEGLADDVIPHYGVSTGFGALATRHIPTELRAQLQRSLVRSHAAGSGPEVEREVVRALVLLRLSTLATGRTGVRTETAEAYAALLNAGITPVVHEYGSLGCSGDLAPLAHCALAVMGEGEVRDAEGVRKPAGEALAEAGLTPVTLHEKEGLALINGTDGMLGMLVLAAHDLRKLLRTADIAAAMSVEGQLGTDAVFAADLQVLRPHPGQADSAANLRALMAGSGIVASHRGPECTRVQDAYSLRCSPQVHGAARDTLAHAETVASRELASAIDNPVVTHDGRVESNGNFHGAPVAAVLDFLAISAADVASVSERRTDRFLDVARNHGLNPFLADDPGVDSGHMIAQYTQAAIVSELKRLAAPASVDSIPSSAMQEDHVSMGWSAARKLRRAVDGLTRVLAVEIYTAARALDLRAPLTPAPGTGAVLSALRETVEGPGPDRWLAPEIEAAVRYVADGTAVAAAESAVGRLS